Proteins from a genomic interval of Acetobacterium woodii DSM 1030:
- a CDS encoding CAP domain-containing protein has protein sequence MDYPKIKMKQVKKSCWCFLFALILVVWIAPNYILAASTPNVSYRTHVQNVGWQDFVSNGVISGTSGLGLRLEGIEIKLDSQLTDLGISYQTHIQNIGWEGDTEAGWKSNGETSGTSGQSLRLEGIQIKLTGADADQYDVYYQVHIQNYGWLDWAKNGESAGSQGFSYRLEGIHIVVQTKGSVAPGTTDTPFIQASSPFEAQVLALVNQERASRNLGLVTSDPSLALAAQIRATEIIESFSHTRPNQSSCFTVLDEVGITYGLAGENIAAGYFSPEAVMNGWMNSEGHRANILNPEFEKLGVGYADSDSGYGHYWTQIFISD, from the coding sequence ATGGATTATCCAAAAATTAAGATGAAACAAGTTAAAAAAAGCTGTTGGTGTTTTTTGTTTGCTCTTATCCTTGTCGTTTGGATCGCGCCCAATTATATCCTGGCGGCCAGTACCCCAAATGTTAGTTATCGCACCCATGTCCAGAATGTTGGCTGGCAGGATTTTGTATCGAATGGAGTGATAAGCGGAACCTCGGGTTTGGGACTTCGTCTGGAAGGGATTGAAATCAAACTGGATTCCCAGCTAACGGATTTGGGGATTAGCTATCAAACCCATATTCAGAATATCGGCTGGGAAGGCGATACCGAAGCAGGCTGGAAAAGTAATGGCGAAACAAGCGGAACATCGGGTCAAAGCCTGCGTTTAGAAGGTATTCAGATCAAACTCACTGGTGCGGATGCCGATCAGTATGATGTTTACTATCAGGTTCATATCCAAAACTACGGTTGGCTGGACTGGGCAAAAAATGGGGAGAGTGCAGGTTCACAGGGCTTTTCCTATCGTTTGGAAGGCATTCATATTGTTGTGCAGACTAAGGGCTCAGTGGCTCCGGGAACGACTGATACCCCATTTATTCAGGCATCCAGTCCCTTTGAGGCACAGGTCCTTGCACTGGTCAATCAGGAACGAGCTTCCAGAAATTTGGGCTTAGTAACCAGTGATCCCAGTTTAGCCCTGGCCGCTCAAATCAGAGCAACAGAAATCATCGAATCTTTCTCACACACCCGGCCGAATCAAAGCAGCTGTTTTACTGTGTTGGATGAAGTGGGCATTACGTATGGCCTGGCCGGGGAGAATATTGCCGCGGGTTATTTCAGTCCGGAAGCCGTTATGAATGGCTGGATGAATTCAGAAGGTCATCGAGCGAATATTTTGAATCCGGAATTTGAAAAGTTGGGAGTTGGCTATGCCGATTCTGATTCAGGATATGGACATTACTGGACACAAATATTCATATCTGATTGA
- a CDS encoding AraC family transcriptional regulator, producing MVTDILCQIHYCKGGHKLQDPGKITEGFTRTLQHHEMIFVCEGNSHIVIGENRYSIKKGMLFYIPPGVQQTIEPRTQNPEHYMTIHFSGSRMVLGPDGIWKYRENIQTLQQPSAQEITDYIPVKELFEKLLDTWNDKGPSYEFISGTLLRQLLILVSQNNKMQSKNYAISLKISQIIEYMRQNTNRKITLEELSGIVGLSTFYLSRTFKEVTGYPVIAYFNKMKIDKAKELLIEGNKKVKDVAYELGYTNEFYFSRIFKRIEGLSPKEFYSKNVY from the coding sequence ATGGTAACAGATATATTATGTCAAATACATTACTGTAAAGGAGGGCATAAATTACAGGACCCTGGAAAAATTACGGAGGGATTTACAAGGACATTGCAACATCACGAAATGATCTTTGTTTGTGAGGGGAACAGCCATATCGTGATTGGTGAAAACAGATATTCGATAAAAAAGGGAATGCTGTTCTATATTCCTCCAGGTGTACAGCAAACAATCGAACCACGCACTCAAAATCCCGAACATTATATGACGATACATTTCAGCGGCTCGCGTATGGTCCTAGGCCCTGACGGAATATGGAAGTATCGGGAGAATATCCAAACCTTACAACAGCCGTCGGCCCAGGAAATAACGGACTATATCCCTGTAAAAGAGCTGTTTGAAAAACTCTTGGATACTTGGAATGACAAGGGGCCAAGTTATGAGTTTATTTCCGGAACATTACTTCGGCAATTGCTTATTCTGGTTTCTCAAAACAATAAAATGCAGAGCAAAAATTATGCTATATCTTTGAAGATTAGCCAGATAATAGAATATATGCGCCAGAATACCAACCGGAAAATCACTTTAGAGGAATTATCCGGGATAGTTGGATTATCCACATTCTATTTATCCCGAACCTTCAAAGAAGTGACCGGCTATCCAGTCATTGCATACTTTAATAAAATGAAAATTGACAAAGCCAAAGAGCTGCTTATCGAGGGCAATAAAAAGGTAAAGGACGTAGCTTATGAGCTGGGATACACCAACGAATTTTATTTCAGTAGGATATTTAAAAGAATAGAAGGTTTAAGCCCAAAAGAATTTTATAGCAAGAATGTGTATTAA
- a CDS encoding multidrug efflux MFS transporter, whose protein sequence is MLIWKRNLFVCWIGVFIAAIGMSEVAPILPLYIHYLGVQNTSLVSQLSGIIFGITYLITAIFSPIWGYAADKVGRKPMILRAGIGLSIIYLLMGFVPNVYFLIALSVLQGAFTGYSTACNTLIATQTGREHVGYALATLSTAGVAGSLLGPTLSGLIEAVLGLQAVFFIISGLLLIAFIISLLFVQESFVRNDKKSQGLREIWHSVPQKELTIVILITFFVLGIGLYSIEPIMTPYVSQLSPNTSHIALISGLVFSATGLSNIISAPRLGKLSDKIGAHKVIMISLIVSGILYIPQAFVQNPWQLLVLRFLLGFAMGGLIPSISIMIKNITPDYLTGRIFGFNMSLGYLGVAAGSVLGGQIAGRFSFQYVFYITSALMFLNAVWVYFRVYKKWDKAVLSESFGKE, encoded by the coding sequence ATGCTTATTTGGAAAAGAAATCTGTTTGTGTGCTGGATCGGTGTTTTCATCGCAGCAATTGGAATGAGTGAAGTAGCCCCAATCCTACCGCTTTATATCCACTATCTTGGTGTTCAAAATACATCGTTGGTGTCACAGTTATCCGGAATTATTTTCGGAATCACTTACCTAATTACGGCGATATTCTCACCGATCTGGGGCTATGCCGCCGACAAAGTTGGCCGAAAACCGATGATCCTTCGAGCGGGTATTGGACTGAGCATCATCTATTTACTAATGGGTTTCGTTCCTAACGTATATTTTCTAATCGCACTCAGCGTACTACAGGGGGCTTTCACAGGATACAGCACAGCCTGCAACACGCTGATTGCGACGCAAACGGGCAGGGAACATGTCGGTTATGCCTTAGCGACTCTTTCGACCGCAGGTGTTGCCGGTTCTTTATTGGGGCCGACGCTCAGTGGATTGATAGAAGCTGTTTTGGGTTTGCAGGCTGTATTTTTCATTATCAGCGGACTCCTTTTGATTGCTTTCATTATCTCGCTGCTATTTGTTCAGGAATCCTTTGTTCGGAATGATAAAAAATCACAAGGGTTGCGGGAAATATGGCATTCAGTTCCGCAAAAAGAACTGACAATTGTAATATTGATAACCTTTTTTGTCTTAGGTATAGGGTTATATTCGATTGAGCCGATTATGACTCCGTATGTATCTCAACTTAGCCCCAACACCAGTCATATTGCACTGATTTCCGGATTGGTTTTCTCGGCTACAGGACTTTCAAATATTATCTCCGCCCCAAGGCTGGGAAAACTTTCCGACAAAATCGGGGCACATAAGGTAATTATGATTTCACTGATAGTATCCGGGATTCTTTATATCCCACAAGCTTTTGTTCAAAATCCTTGGCAGTTACTGGTACTTCGCTTCTTATTGGGCTTTGCAATGGGAGGACTAATACCGTCGATCAGTATCATGATTAAAAATATTACGCCGGATTATCTTACCGGCCGGATTTTCGGATTCAACATGTCGCTTGGATATCTGGGAGTTGCCGCAGGTTCCGTTTTAGGTGGACAGATTGCCGGACGATTCAGTTTCCAGTATGTTTTTTATATCACCAGCGCATTAATGTTTCTCAACGCTGTATGGGTCTATTTCAGAGTGTATAAGAAATGGGACAAAGCCGTTTTGAGTGAATCATTCGGAAAGGAATGA
- a CDS encoding MBL fold metallo-hydrolase — MKIKWFGQSCFRLTSENGIKIVMDPYANMLGYKLPEIDANIVTTSHDHSDHNNVDAVKGDFVHIKDPGVFSPKGIGIKGIQTFHDNVFGAKKGNNIIYTFMIDGINICHCGDLGHLLSLEQINQIGKVDILLLPIGGRVTLDANSAVEVMKQLNPAVVIPMHYRTKAMGILGFVFGKVEPFITASTKEAKNYKELDINLSNIKDLPEIAVLQYN, encoded by the coding sequence ATGAAAATAAAATGGTTTGGACAATCGTGTTTCAGACTCACATCTGAAAATGGCATAAAGATCGTCATGGACCCATATGCCAATATGTTAGGTTATAAACTGCCAGAGATTGACGCGAACATCGTCACAACCAGTCATGATCACAGCGACCATAACAATGTCGATGCAGTTAAGGGAGACTTTGTGCATATCAAGGATCCGGGAGTTTTTTCGCCGAAAGGTATCGGCATTAAAGGCATTCAGACCTTTCATGACAATGTTTTCGGGGCAAAAAAAGGCAATAATATCATCTATACTTTCATGATAGACGGAATAAATATCTGCCATTGCGGCGATCTGGGACATCTGTTAAGTCTTGAACAGATCAATCAAATCGGAAAAGTGGACATCCTGCTTCTTCCCATCGGAGGAAGAGTCACACTGGACGCCAACAGCGCAGTGGAAGTTATGAAGCAGCTCAATCCGGCGGTCGTGATACCGATGCACTATAGGACAAAAGCGATGGGAATTCTCGGATTCGTATTTGGAAAGGTCGAACCATTTATAACCGCTTCAACAAAAGAGGCAAAAAATTATAAGGAGCTTGATATTAATTTATCAAATATCAAAGATCTCCCGGAAATTGCGGTTCTACAATATAATTGA
- the acsB gene encoding acetyl-CoA decarbonylase/synthase complex subunit alpha/beta produces MSLTDLIYAGSNAVAGLTEGAVNDAIEKYGADHSVGYPDTAYFLPIIYAATGVKIKTLGDLPAAVGILKSLITNKEDLGEALNAGLATAVGAEIIEALRYLEGDPYANDSGIGFVADPIIRSLGVPLVTGDIPGIAVLLGEASDPAALAAIVKDYQQKGLLTFMVGNIIEQALDAGVKMGLDYRVIPLGHEITSVIHVVSVAIRAALIFGGIEPGKLPEFLAYTKERVPAFVNTFGEINEVIVAVGAGAIALGFPVIADVAVPEVPGALMTQADLEKTVEFSLEAREIKIKVTKIDVPVAVASAFEGERVRKDAMFAEFGGNKTECWELVTSGDPAEMEDHKITLIGPDIDDPMFAGKDVVRLPLGIVVTVGGKAMQKDFETVLERRIHYFTNYIDGAMHVGQRNIAWIRLTKEAFEKGFRLKHIGEVLYAKMRSDFEKVVDKCEITIYTNAEDVKRLGEELVKPIYAERDERMGALTDESVDTFYTCLLCQSFAPSHVCIVTPERLGLCGAVSWLDAKATKELDPEGPNQPVIKGQAIDAQTGRWEAVDKAVASASQGAVEKVTLYSILEDPMTSCGCFECICGIMPEANGVIIVNREFSDISPVGMTFGELASMTGGGVQTPGFMGHGRFLIGSKKFMSAEGGLSRIVWMPKELKDDVAERLNKAVFEMTGIENFADMVCDETIATDSEAVLEFLESKNHPALAMDPIM; encoded by the coding sequence ATGAGTTTAACAGATTTAATTTATGCCGGTTCGAATGCGGTTGCAGGGTTAACAGAAGGAGCTGTGAATGATGCCATTGAAAAATATGGTGCCGATCATTCCGTCGGATATCCCGATACGGCTTATTTTTTGCCGATTATTTATGCTGCAACAGGCGTTAAGATTAAAACATTAGGTGATTTACCGGCAGCTGTGGGGATTTTGAAAAGTCTGATTACCAATAAGGAAGACTTGGGCGAAGCGCTAAATGCCGGTTTGGCAACGGCCGTTGGGGCAGAAATCATTGAAGCGTTGCGTTATCTGGAAGGTGACCCTTATGCCAATGATTCCGGAATTGGTTTTGTTGCCGATCCGATCATCCGGTCATTGGGAGTGCCACTGGTAACCGGAGATATTCCCGGAATCGCCGTTCTTTTAGGTGAAGCTTCAGATCCTGCGGCACTAGCAGCAATTGTTAAAGACTATCAGCAAAAAGGTCTATTAACGTTTATGGTGGGTAATATCATCGAACAAGCTTTGGATGCGGGAGTGAAAATGGGTTTAGATTATCGGGTTATTCCGTTAGGTCACGAAATAACTTCGGTAATTCATGTTGTTTCCGTAGCGATTCGGGCGGCGCTTATTTTTGGTGGGATTGAACCGGGTAAATTACCAGAGTTTTTAGCCTACACGAAAGAACGGGTACCTGCTTTTGTTAATACCTTTGGCGAAATAAATGAAGTCATCGTTGCGGTTGGGGCCGGGGCGATTGCTCTGGGATTCCCCGTTATTGCCGATGTTGCGGTACCTGAAGTGCCCGGGGCTTTAATGACTCAGGCTGATCTTGAAAAAACCGTTGAATTCTCGTTGGAAGCTCGTGAAATTAAAATCAAAGTCACCAAAATCGACGTGCCGGTAGCAGTGGCCTCAGCGTTTGAAGGTGAACGTGTCCGTAAAGATGCGATGTTTGCCGAATTTGGCGGTAATAAAACCGAATGCTGGGAACTGGTTACAAGTGGTGATCCGGCCGAAATGGAAGATCATAAAATTACCTTGATTGGACCAGACATCGATGATCCGATGTTTGCCGGAAAAGATGTTGTCCGTTTACCATTAGGGATTGTCGTTACCGTTGGCGGAAAAGCAATGCAAAAAGATTTCGAAACCGTTTTGGAACGACGGATTCATTATTTTACCAACTATATTGACGGGGCGATGCATGTAGGACAACGAAACATTGCCTGGATTCGTTTGACCAAAGAAGCTTTCGAAAAAGGTTTCCGCTTGAAACATATCGGAGAAGTTCTATATGCTAAAATGCGCTCCGATTTTGAAAAAGTTGTTGATAAATGTGAAATCACCATCTATACAAACGCCGAAGATGTCAAACGACTGGGCGAAGAATTGGTTAAACCAATTTACGCAGAACGGGATGAACGAATGGGCGCCTTAACCGATGAAAGTGTTGATACCTTCTATACCTGCTTGTTATGTCAATCCTTTGCCCCAAGCCATGTGTGTATTGTCACCCCGGAACGGTTAGGTCTTTGTGGTGCCGTTTCATGGTTAGATGCGAAAGCAACAAAAGAACTGGACCCGGAAGGTCCTAATCAGCCGGTTATAAAAGGTCAGGCCATTGACGCACAGACCGGTCGCTGGGAAGCGGTTGACAAGGCTGTTGCCAGTGCATCCCAAGGGGCGGTAGAAAAGGTCACCTTATATTCGATTCTGGAAGATCCGATGACATCATGTGGTTGTTTCGAATGTATCTGCGGGATTATGCCGGAGGCTAACGGGGTCATTATTGTCAATCGCGAATTTAGTGACATATCGCCGGTTGGAATGACTTTTGGAGAACTGGCATCAATGACCGGTGGTGGTGTTCAAACGCCTGGTTTTATGGGACATGGTCGCTTTTTGATTGGTTCTAAGAAATTTATGTCAGCAGAAGGGGGATTGTCACGAATCGTCTGGATGCCAAAAGAATTAAAAGATGATGTGGCAGAACGTTTAAATAAAGCTGTCTTTGAAATGACCGGGATTGAAAATTTTGCCGATATGGTTTGTGATGAAACTATTGCTACCGATTCCGAAGCAGTCTTGGAATTCCTGGAAAGCAAAAACCATCCAGCCCTGGCAATGGATCCCATTATGTAA